The segment CACAAGTGGTATTTAGCTTCATCTGCACTTTAATTATTATgtgttctttaaatattttttcattgcaatattgtaataaaaaatattctatatTTAGGCTTGCTTATACTTAAACGTGTTTGAAAAGGTGaaaagtacatgtatatgaattttcttttgcatacCCGTTGAGCAATAGAAATCCTCACTAAACAGAAGTATACtttttgaagggaaaaaaagtaagGGGTCAGTTTTCTTATGATGTCATCGCTACTTCCCCCCCCTCCAAGCACAGCCCTGATTAACACTACATGTATTCAAAATTCGtatgaaaagaacagtagagagcgatcGAGGCAAAGgccgtcggaaccacatgggcccaactgaagtgTGCTGCCCAAAAGCGGGTCCGCTGGCAAGTGCGCGGGTTGTTGCGGCACTATaggctcctcgaggagtaacaaggaataaactaactaaaatTCGTATGGTCTCTCCCACTGTTACATCTTTTATGCACAATCCACCCTAAGTAGAAAAGCAATTTACCGTACATAGAACAGTGTCTCAATGATGGTGAGAAAATTTTAATGTCAgtgttaaaataaattgaaggcCTTTGCTGTGAGGGTTGACTTGCCATATTTCACAAAAGATCAGAATATAAAGACACGAGATCTACGTGCTCAAATACAGACAGGTATTCAAAGTTTTATAAGTTTTCAGATTTAAGCTTTCATGCATAGGAGGAACACGCAAATCTATCACGGAACTTTAAAAGCTAACTGACGTACAAGATTTCAtgtacactttttatttaaaatgtaggattaattatactaattttgtttcatattatcattatttatatattagcTAACGAAGAAGTCATTTTACGCGTAACAAGCGCCCATTATGGCATCTAAAGATGTTGAAGCAGCATAGACGTATATAGGGATATTTCGTGGAAGCAGCACTTGCTGTATCTGTAGTATAGAATTAGGGGAAGTAATTcccaattatttaaaaacaaaaagtcatgTGACGACAGTAGGAAATCGCTAAAATGGCAGACGACACAATAGTGAGGTGTCTGTTGTGCTGCTTTTGTGCACTTGTGATTCCTACAGCAGTCACCATTGCCTCTGAACCTACTCAGATTTGTGGTGCTCCTAACTATGATGTGAGGAATCTGACTGCAAGGtattatatgtatttttctcaAAGATGGTGACTACCTACtgtgaagcgccttgagcttgCCCGACAAGCAGGGATAGCGCGCTGTGTGAGCCAACTTTATATACCACCGATCAAGAACCCATCCTCCTTGGacttgtgttgtgtgtggatttttctgtcatgtttgtcttttgaaGTGCCTCACTCCATTTGTTTGCGGACTGTGCACGTTTTTATACTTTGTGTATTAACCTTTctcttgtaaagcgcattgagccATCAGCTAAATGGGGAAATGCGCTGCactttatgataataataaatccaAAACCAAAAGTAAAAGTCATATTAACCCCAgtaataaatacaattaaaatgtaaatataaaatgcacatCAGTGTTTGCTTCCTGTAGTCACGATCGATCGACCTTAATTGAAACATTATAGTTTTCTTGCACTCATGAGGGAAGTCATGgattacagtttttgtttttggttattCCTCAAGGGTTTGGAAGTTTATGGTCCCAAGCACCTTCTGCCTGCGAACTCAAAATGGCTCAGTACCAGATGATGGATGTGAAATTCAGATGGCATTCTGTCGTAATCTTAATGAATCAAGAAACTGTTCCTCAGCTAGTGTATGTGAAAACTACAATGTTGCAAGTGAACAGTTCACATACAAGCTTGGCTCATATGTGCAACAGCCATTTAACGTAACAGGTGAGTAGTGACAAAGCCTTATATATAACAGTACGTGAAAATAGTACATAAAACTACAGAACAAGCTTTAACAATAACTTTATTCAACAGAAGAATCCTGTAGTATGTGCCCCCTCAGATCAGTGAACACTTCCTTGTGTCAGCATCTGCAAATAAACTTCTAAAACAAATTTACCTTTGGTCAGTAAACAGCTGTTAAACATGGGTGCAGATTTTGAGTGACAAAATTTGTGCTTCATCTCAGACAGGATTTTGTTTTAGTGGGAATCTTGTTCTTTTTGAAATGCAGTTTATTACTAATTcttgtatattatatatttcacTTCATTACTCATTTAGCAGCAAAAGACAGCAGAAAACACTTCTGACTTTTTCTGTGATGATGGAAAACTTGGATATAGGAGATGATTTCAAcacttgtaattatttttttcttgatagacTTTATAATTATCAGCAGGTTAgagtgctatataaattttcaGGACTTTGTGAATGCAGGTAAACaactattttagttttattgatAAATTTTATGGCTTATATGAAGACAGATTTGTATTTCAttactgcaatttttattttgtgatagGTGAAGTTGTGGGACAAGGGTTTCATGTCAGTAGTGGTGATGGACAGAATTATACAGACAGCGAAAACAAGACATGCACCCTAAAAACAGTtatgacatttatttgtaataaGTCTGCCATATGGGAGAAAGGCAATTCTGAAGGGCCAACTACTGTTCCCATAAATCCAAACATCATGTTTGATCCTGCAACTTGTTTGGTAAGTCAGGATTACTGTATGCATTGTCTACAGATGTAAAGACAGATATGAAGAAACTTGTCGATTTTTCCTGTTGTATTTTGCTCGCATACATATACTTGCAATGATCTTTCACAGAAATATGAATCCTTTGCTGGTTAATTTATGGTTTTAAGtgcatggaaaaaaattattatcttttaaaaaataattacagttgGCCTTATATGTATGGTATGGTATGGTATTGCAGGTATGCAAGatgtaattattaaaattaatattattatatttaatttttttcttttgtattttattgcagTATAATTTTACCTTTCATTTTGCTGGTGCCTGCCCTTTAACTTCACCTTCAACACCTGTCCACACACTCAGTCCAGGCAGTGTTTTGTTACTCATGTAAGATAACCTCTTTTATCAATGTTATATACTTTGTCTTTTGATGGATATCAAAATTAAAGACAAG is part of the Pomacea canaliculata isolate SZHN2017 linkage group LG13, ASM307304v1, whole genome shotgun sequence genome and harbors:
- the LOC112554251 gene encoding uncharacterized protein LOC112554251 — translated: MADDTIVRCLLCCFCALVIPTAVTIASEPTQICGAPNYDVRNLTARVWKFMVPSTFCLRTQNGSVPDDGCEIQMAFCRNLNESRNCSSASVCENYNVASEQFTYKLGSYVQQPFNVTGEVVGQGFHVSSGDGQNYTDSENKTCTLKTVMTFICNKSAIWEKGNSEGPTTVPINPNIMFDPATCLYNFTFHFAGACPLTSPSTPVHTLSPGSVLLLIFFVSLIVYFALGSLVNTARGKHGQEIIPHNKFWTSLPVYVADGCEYSLSCGRRQGGQKYESI